The DNA segment AGTACTCAACTGAGGTAATTTTTGAATGAAGTAACTGCTACTACTGCTGCTATTGGTAATAGGGTTGCAGTTGTTGACGAAAGTTTGGTCAGGTATTGCACCATTGAGTACTAATGATGGGGTTGAATCATACCCAGTTGGATTGAACTGGTTATCTGATAAGAAACTCCTCAGTATAGAGTAGTCCGTGGCGTCCAGCAGGTTGGAGAAAGAAGAAGATTTCTGGGGCATGAGAGATTTGTTGCTTAGTGGGTTCTTTAAGCTTGGTAAAAGggtttcttgaacaaactgttcttcttcttcttcttcttgatcATGATCActagctgctgctgctgctgctgatgGAGTTGAAGCATGGGTTTTCTTGTAGATCCGGCAAAGAACCCAATCATCAAGCTGCAAAACAAAATTTGGAACTTTctttattagctccaaaatagtcAACCTTTAAACACGAGCAAAGGTTAATAAGTTAATTATTGCGAAGTGGGATCCATTTAAAGATTGGATCAAAATGCAAAGCACTGTTCATTGTAATGATAGCTAGCTAGCTGGCACTTTCTTCTTATGTGATGCCTCTTCAGAACCACATACGCTACCATGACAAAGAACTTTTGACTTGGAAAAATGGGTTATTACCCTCATTGCAGTGGAGGATGAATCTTTAGGCTTGATTGGCTTGACGTTGTGGGCAGGGGCATCAGCTAGGCGATATTCATGCATAATCCAATTAGTCTTGATTCCCTTGGGAGGCCTTCCCCTGTAGAAGACAAGAGCCTTCTTAACACCAATGTTCTCTTGCACTCCTACACCAGCACCTGCACGTATTGCTGATGATGCCACTATGACCTTGTCTGTGCCAGTTGCCTTCCAATACCCTGAAGCTGCTGCTCTGTTAGGCCTAGCTCCATTGGGATACTTACGATCTCTAGGACTGAAAAAGTACCATTCTTTCTCTCCAAAGGCAGCCATAGCTGATAAACGCACGACAAACAAGATCAGTTTGTGCTCTTCATACATAcaagcaaattaaaaagagaaacacacacatatatatctaTTATCTGTGTAAAGCAAAGCAACCTGGTAAGTCCCATGGATCAAACTTGTAGATATCAACATCTGCAATGATGGAAACAGGGAAGGGTGTGGATGCAATCTTTTTCTTTAGGTAATGGAGGATGAGCTCCTCATCTGTTGGGTGGAACCTAAAACCTGGCGGCAAGCTTGATTGTGGGTTCTTCATGCCCATATCTAAATGACACTCTGAACCCACCTAATGAAGATTAGTGAAACGCTTATTGAAACTGTTCAATAGGCTCTTAACAGCTTTATGAGATGAAAAGcaagcgagagagagagagaaagagagagagacaaGAATTGAAATTTTTCGGAAGACAGGATGGGAAGGCAATTTATGGTTGAGGGAATTTGTCCTCATGTGGAAAAATGGGATTAGGCCAAAGAGAAGAGATTAGATAACAGTTGCAGAGTTGGACCCACCTAAAGGGAAAGGATGCGAATTGGCATGccagctctctctctctttttttttttaagagcaTCTCTTACTTTGTCTTTGATATGAACGTATTAGAAAGATGGCGGCTGATCAAAGGATGTATTTGAGCTCATGACATCATGtgtgttttattatttttctttggatAAACACTTGACACGTgcttctccctctcctcttctccATACTCTCTTCTTTTGTCCTAACCTAAAAACAAATAATCCCAAGTGTTGTGCTGGTCCCAATCATTCTTGGCGTAAAATTGTTCCTCTCTTACACTTATCTCTCACAATTTAAGCATTTATTAAAGATATATAAAAAGAAAGAATTTAAGAATTTattaaagataaataaaaaaaaaagaatgtgtGTGTATGTATGTGTGTCATCCACAAGCTTTGGCATGTAATGTGATGGGCCCTCGAGCAGTGAACGCAGACACCAAAGGATAAAATACACAGGAAATGAGAAGGAAAAAAAGGTTTTAAAGAACACAAATAGTTAAGGATACGGGTTCAAGGGTTTAACATTGTGACCTAACTAGTTGGGCCAGTACCCCCTGATATAGCCAAATTCATAGGATAGGAGAGGGAGACGATTGGTCATGGGAACTGCATCATTGGTCACCGCCTCTTTCATTTTAATAAGAATGCTTGGGCATGTGCTATTTTCTTTTTGGGGATTAGGGCAGCTCACACTCCAATGACAATATGAATGTGAAAGCAAAGGGATAAACTAGTAGGATTTAGTTGTCGAGTTTTTgaggattatatatatatatataattagtttgattaagttttgaatttaaaattttataattttagagaTGATTTGAATATTATTAAGTTATTCATTGACTGAAATTTTGTAGAGAAACTTTTCTCTAGTTGTAGAGAGAAAAAAATTTTATCCCTTCGAGTAGAGGATGACTCTCCTTCCCCTGTCAAGGATGGCTCTCCTTCCCCTGCCCAAACAAGATTTTTCTTTTCTCACTTTCGAGTGAGGCATGTATATAGTTTTGGTGgtgtttcttttatgtttcttgcaTGAGGAGTGTTGCATGGAGACTGTGATGAGGTTGTCGTTTGTCCAAAGAAACCATGCATTGTCCTAGTGTATGCTTCTAGCTTAGCCTGGGGGAGGGTGCTCTTGTGCTATGAGAATGGGTATCTCAAGAGTCCCATAGCCTTTCATTCGTAGAAATAGCATAAGCTCTACCCATTGACTCTTCTTGTAGATCGTCGAATCTAGTTGATTTCTTCTCTAAAGGCCTTGCTTTGTTTTTTTCTAGAAGGTGGCTTCTTGGGTTTAAGCTTTGTCAATTTGTTGTTTTCATTTGAGAATCTTATGGTTCCCTTCCGGTTGATGATGGAAGGCTAGCGGCACAGTGGTTTGATTGTCTCGTCTTTGTCTGTTAGCTTTAAGGCCCTTTTTGGTAACAGCTTTTAAGATAATATTTAGTGTTTTGACCAAAGTCAAAATACTACTTCTCTTGTTGATACTGTTCGGTGACATAGTATTTATACTAACTTTTAAAGGTTGAGAGAATGATTCATAAAAAGTTATTCCCCCTAACTTTTAGAGGTTGAGGGAGCATTTTGACTAAGGTTAACAagattttattactatttttatatttaacagctaATCTAACTACTATTTTTACTAGACACTTCTACTTTAATAATTATATACTCAAtttaactcaactaagcctttatcccaagaattcggggttggctatatggattctctttctccattctaaataattttgggttaaatcttcggaAATGTATAATAtttctaggtcatgttatactactcttctccaagtcagtttaggtctaccccttcttttctttctatcctctaacctaatgtgctctacttgtctaactggagcctccgtatgtctacgcttcacatgactaaaccacctcaatctttcttctctcaacttatcctcaattgtcactacttctaccttttctctaatactctcattaaggactttatctagtctagtatgactactcatccaccttaacattctcatctccgtaactcttatcttagacacatacgactctttcagtacccaatactcactaccatataacatggccgattatatggctgtacggtaaaattttcctttcaacttattaggaattttgcgatcacataaaactaccatggcacttctccacttcaaccatccggctttaatcctatgactaacatcctccttacATCTTCCATCTACTTGAaagattgagccgagatatttaaagtgataacTTTGGggtagtaccactccatccaaattaactccttccctatcaccagttcggctttCACTGAATTTGCAATGCATTATTttgttttcgttctacttaacttaaaaccctttgactctagagtacttatcCAAAGCTCCAACTTTCTATTGACTCTCTCtcacgtctcatctatcagaactatatcatctgcaaacatcatgcaccaagggatactttcttgtatatgtttcgtcaattcatctaaaattaatgtaaaaaggtaaggactTACAGCTGAattttggtgtaatccaattgagataggaaaatctcttgtgtccccttctactgtgcgcacaatagtagttgctcattcatacatatcttttaacacttgtatgtacctaatagataccctcttttgttttaacactctccataagacatctcttggaacactattatAAACTttatccaaatcgataaaaaccatgtgtagatctttcttcacatctctatatttctccatcaaacttctaatgagaaagattgcttTTATAGTTGAACGACTAggtatgaagccaaattgattgggagagataaaagtgtcatgacgtagtcgatattccacaactctctcccataacttcatagtatgactcatgagtttaattctcctatagtttgagcaactctgtatgtctcccttatttttaaaaataggtactaaaatactcatcttctattcattaggcattttcttttagtttaaaatcctattaaacaatttagttaaccatgccactcccatatctcccaaacacttccacacttcaattggtattccatcgagtccacgggctttacccactttcattctcttaagtacttcctttacttctaaagatctaattcttctagtataattcacattcttttctattgctttgtagtctatattcacgctattaccactttgactattgttaaagagattatcaaaataatttttccatttttctttaatgtcctcatctttcaccaacactttttcttttttatccttaatgcacctaacttgattgagatattgacatttcttttttctcctctttgctaatttataaatatctttctccccttctttagttctaaatttctcatataacttttcaaaggcctacgcttttgcttgactaactgccttttttacctttttctttgctatcttgtattgttcatatgcctcattattatcacacttaggtaatttcttgcaccattccctctttctcttcaatgccttttgtacttcctcattctaccaccatctctcttttgagggtggtccatgtcctttagactctccaagtatttt comes from the Hevea brasiliensis isolate MT/VB/25A 57/8 chromosome 5, ASM3005281v1, whole genome shotgun sequence genome and includes:
- the LOC110652655 gene encoding NAC transcription factor 47; the encoded protein is MGMKNPQSSLPPGFRFHPTDEELILHYLKKKIASTPFPVSIIADVDIYKFDPWDLPAMAAFGEKEWYFFSPRDRKYPNGARPNRAAASGYWKATGTDKVIVASSAIRAGAGVGVQENIGVKKALVFYRGRPPKGIKTNWIMHEYRLADAPAHNVKPIKPKDSSSTAMRLDDWVLCRIYKKTHASTPSAAAAAASDHDQEEEEEEQFVQETLLPSLKNPLSNKSLMPQKSSSFSNLLDATDYSILRSFLSDNQFNPTGYDSTPSLVLNGAIPDQTFVNNCNPITNSSSSSSYFIQKLPQLSTPIPNMENKLKRPLPSIDEDMHPHPSKKFINSCSFSNSTSQTDVAYQYNFLKQPLLNQQLLLSPHLQFQG